GATTCCCGCGAAAGCGGGTAATTCACCTTGATGGCCGCATGACAGGCCGCGGTCGTGACCAGGCGTCGCCTCAACTCGGGCTCGCGGATCGCCGCCGAACGGACCCCCGCCGCCTCGCCGAGGAGGGTGCGGAACAGCCGCTCGGGGTCGGCCTCCCCCGCGAACGACGGCACCCCGTCCAGCCGGACCGCGGCGGGTCCGAAGCGCTCGGCGAGAAAGCCGAGTCTCGCGAGCTCGCCGCGCTCGTCCTCGAAGACGACGAGCGCCTCGGGAGCGAGCTCGAGCGTTCGGGGAAACAACAGGCGCTGGACCTCCACGGCGTCCGCCTCCGCCTGCGCGAGGTACCGCTCGTAGAGGACGCGTTCGTGCGCCACGTGCTGGTCCACCAGGAGGAGGCCCTGCGCGTCCTGCGCGACGATGTAGGACTCGCGGTACTGGGCGAGCGGGATCGCGCGCGCCGTCTCGAGCCCCGCCTCGACGAGAAGCCGGGGGACCGGCGCGGCGCACGGGTCGGTTTCCGTCCGCGGCTCCGCCGTGGCGGCGGCGAAGACCGACGGCGCCGCGTCGGCGCGATCGTCGAGGTATCCCAGGAGGGCGGCGGCGATCCCCGATGCGGACGCGGGCTCCCGAAGGTCGCCGAGCGTGGGCACGGCGCGCGCGTGCGAGAGCGCCGACCCCACCGCGTCGCGCACGAAGTCGTGGATCTCCGACGAGCGGACGAAACGCACCTCGGTCTTCTGAGGGTGCACGTTGACGTCGACGCGGTCGAACGGGACCTCGAGGAAGAGCAGGACCGCGGGGAAACGTCCGCGGGGCATCGTGTCCCCGTACGCTTCCGCGACGGCGTGCAGCAGGACGCGGTCCTGCACCTGGCGGCCGTTGACGAACAGGTGCTGCGCGTCGCGCGTGCCGAGCGCGTCGACGGGGCGTCCCGCGAATCCACGCGCGCGGAAGCCGTCCCGCTCGACGTCGAACGGCAGGAGGGCCCGCGCGAACTCCCTCCCGTGGATCTGCGCCACGCGCTCGGCGCGATCCGGGGCGGGCGCCGCGTCCACGAGCACGCGATCTCCGTGGCGCAGACGGAACCCCACGCCGGGGAACGCGAGGGCGTAGTGGGTGACCACGCGCGTGCACCGCGCGAGCTCGGTCGCCTCGGAGCGGAGGAACTTGCGGCGCGCGGGGACGTTGAAGAAAAGCGCCTCGACCTCGATCGAGGTCCCGCGCGGGGACGCGACGTCGCGGACCGCCTGCACGCGTCCGCCGTGTACCTCGACCTCGGTCCCTTCGCCGTGCCGGGCTGCGCTTCGCAGCCGAAGCCGCGACACCGAGGCGATGCTCGGCAGCGCCTCGCCGCGGAACCCCAGCGTGCGGATGGCGTCCAGGCGGTCCCCCTTCGCGAGCTTGCTGGTGGCGTGGCGCTCGAGCGCGAGCAGGCAGTCGTCGCGCTCCATGCCGATCCCGTCGTCCACGACGGCGATCCTCCCCCGCCCGCCCGAGGCGAGCTCGATCTCGACGGTCGAGGATCCGGCGTCGAGCGCGTTCTCGACGAGCTCCTTCACCACCGACGCGGGACGCTCGACGACCTCCCCCGCGGCGATGCGGTTCACGAGCAGGTCGTCGAGGACACGGATCCGACCCATCGTTCCTCCCGGGGCGCGTCAAATTAGCATCCGTCCCCTCCCGCACCTGCCAATGCGGCATCCGGAGGGGACACCGTTCCTGCTCGACTCTACCTCTCCGATGGGGATTGCGAGGCCATTCCGCGGCGGAATTTCAACGGGATCCCGCGAGCCGCATCGCGGCACGCCGGTTGCTCTTTCCCTCGATCGAGGGGCTGAGGACGCGA
The sequence above is a segment of the Candidatus Polarisedimenticolaceae bacterium genome. Coding sequences within it:
- the mutL gene encoding DNA mismatch repair endonuclease MutL encodes the protein MGRIRVLDDLLVNRIAAGEVVERPASVVKELVENALDAGSSTVEIELASGGRGRIAVVDDGIGMERDDCLLALERHATSKLAKGDRLDAIRTLGFRGEALPSIASVSRLRLRSAARHGEGTEVEVHGGRVQAVRDVASPRGTSIEVEALFFNVPARRKFLRSEATELARCTRVVTHYALAFPGVGFRLRHGDRVLVDAAPAPDRAERVAQIHGREFARALLPFDVERDGFRARGFAGRPVDALGTRDAQHLFVNGRQVQDRVLLHAVAEAYGDTMPRGRFPAVLLFLEVPFDRVDVNVHPQKTEVRFVRSSEIHDFVRDAVGSALSHARAVPTLGDLREPASASGIAAALLGYLDDRADAAPSVFAAATAEPRTETDPCAAPVPRLLVEAGLETARAIPLAQYRESYIVAQDAQGLLLVDQHVAHERVLYERYLAQAEADAVEVQRLLFPRTLELAPEALVVFEDERGELARLGFLAERFGPAAVRLDGVPSFAGEADPERLFRTLLGEAAGVRSAAIREPELRRRLVTTAACHAAIKVNYPLSRESMQRLLDDLFRTENPTTCPHGRPILFRLTLDTIERAFQRR